A stretch of Arachis hypogaea cultivar Tifrunner chromosome 15, arahy.Tifrunner.gnm2.J5K5, whole genome shotgun sequence DNA encodes these proteins:
- the LOC112747816 gene encoding histone-lysine N-methyltransferase, H3 lysine-9 specific SUVH6-like — protein MAASVSNGFEKSLRENGDCKFHAPSEYKRRKVSAVRDFPEGCGPFAPRIEAVLKCEDNSQHPELHAKTLVQTTDCSLNKENPVVSSDQVDRPPLVNDEPAKMLLADMEALADTESGRAVKLSSPVGEVAGSSAWTENMLTRSYFPRRKVSAIRDFPALCGRNAPSLLNENRGVEQKATVNDDLLKKVAATEMKEAENNAQDDSCKRKLVDIVLADSEGNATENVNKQDVCEPPIGINKQHKNPREMKIELPTEIDHHQAEINSREAENEDAIPVEKTLGMEIIVYPEVRALEAKPLRAVSNRKVVLGLKSGSECFLRSNNGPSKFKGIDGAKESKGKKDDVLVRLGRTKTATRTKDGIHNSRLKPLKKKKENAASHDRGQLEILDKDCVDPNQNGADFQTVTKPCSFNVNVPPFGHSKLSDNENDSNVTRHKVRETLRLFQAVSRKLLQELEAKNERGRVDLLAAKVLKEKGKYVNEGKQILGSVPGIEVGDEFQYRIELNIVGLHRQIQGGIDYVKHSGKILATSIVASGGYADDLDNSDVLIYTGQGGNVMNSDKQPEDQKLERGNLALKNSNDEQNPVRVIRGADSADGKSKTYVYDGLYLVESCWQDMGPHGKLVYKFRLRRISGQPELPLKELKKSKKFKMREGLCVNDISYGKERIPVCAVNVRDDEKPPPFKYITSMIYPDCDLIPAEGCGCINGCSELRCSCVAKNGGEIPYNHNGAIVEAKPLVFECGPSCKCPPTCYNRVSQHGIKFQLEIFKTSTRGWGVRSLNSIPSGSFICEYIGELLEDKEAEQRTGNDEYLFDIGNNYTNNTLWDGLSNLMPDAQSSSGGVLMDGCGFTIDAAQYGNVGRFINHSCSPNLYAQNVLYDHHDKRMPHIMFFAAENIPPLQELAYDYNYMIDQVHDSDGNIKRKDCYCGSVQCTGRMY, from the exons ATGGCTGCATCTGTAAGTAATGGTTTTGAGAAGTCCTTGAGGGAAAATGGGGATTGCAAATTTCATGCCCCATCTGAGTATAAGCGACGTAAAGTTTCTGCCGTTCGTGATTTCCCTGAAGGATGTGGACCGTTTGCTCCAAGGATTGAAGCAGTTTTAAAG TGTGAGGACAATAGCCAGCATCCTGAGTTACATGCCAAAACTCTTGTCCAAACTACTGATTGCAGTTTGAATAAGGAAAATCCAGTCGTCTCATCTGATCAAGTGGATAGGCCTCCTCTGGTAAATGACGAACCTGCAAAAATGTTGCTGGCAGACATGGAAGCTTTGGCAGATACAGAATCTGGAAGAGCTGTGAAGTTGTCTTCTCCAGTTGGTGAGGTGGCTGGTTCCAGTGCTTGGACGGAGAATATGCTAACTAGAAGCTATTTTCCTCGAAGGAAAGTTTCAGCTATTAGAGACTTTCCTGCTTTATGTGGACGCAATGCTCCATCTTTGCTGAATGAAAATAGAGGGGTTGAACAGAAGGCGACTGTAAATGATGACCTCTTGAAAAAAGTAGCTGCCACTGAAATGAAGGAAGCTGAAAATAATGCTCAAGATGATTCTTGCAAGAGAAAGCTTGTGGACATAGTTTTAGCTGATTCTGAAGGGAATGCTACAGAGAATGTGAACAAGCAGGATGTATGTGAACCACCTATTGGGATAAATAAGCAACACAAAAACCCCAGAGAAATGAAAATTGAACTTCCTACAGAGATTGATCATCATCAGGCTGAAATAAATTCTAGGGAAGCAGAAAATGAGGATGCTATACCAGTTGAGAAGACATTAGGAATGGAAATTATAGTGTACCCTGAAGTCCGGGCTCTTGAGGCAAAGCCTTTGCGGGCTGTATCAAACAGGAAAGTAGTGCTAGGGTTGAAGTCTGGGTCAGAATGTTTTCTGAGGTCTAATAATGGTCCCTCCAAATTTAAAGGGATTGATGGTGCAAAGgaaagcaaaggaaagaaagaTGATGTCTTGGTACGGCTTGGCAGGACTAAGACTGCTACCAGGACTAAAGATGGCATACATAATTCTAGGTTGAAGCCtctgaagaagaaaaaggaaaatgctGCTTCCCATGACAGAGGTCAGTTAGAAATTTTGGACAAGGATTGTGTTGATCCTAATCAAAATGGTGCGGACTTTCAAACTGTCACAAAACCATGTAGTTTCAATGTCAATGTTCCTCCTTTTGGTCATAGTAAGTTGAGTGATaatgagaatgactcaaatgttACTCGACATAAAGTGCGGGAAACACTACGACTTTTTCAAGCTGTTTCTAGAAAGCTTTTGCAGGAACTAGAAGCAAAGAATGAGCGGGGAAGGGTTGACTTACTAGCAGCGAAGGTCCTTAAGGAGAAGGGGAAATATGTTAATGAAGGTAAGCAGATCTTGGGATCTGTACCTGGGATTGAAGTTGGTGATGAATTTCAGTATAGAATTGAGCTTAATATAGTTGGCCTTCATCGGCAAATTCAGGGCGGTATAGATTATGTGAAGCACAGTGGTAAGATTCTTGCAACAAGTATTGTTGCATCGGGAGGCTATGCTGATGATTTGGATAATTCAGATGTATTGATATATACAGGACAAGGTGGTAATGTGATGAACTCTGACAAACAACCTGAAGATCAAAAGCTTGAACGGGGAAATCTTGCTTTGAAGAATAGTAATGACGAACAGAACCCTGTTAGGGTGATACGTGGTGCTGATTCAGCAGATGGAAAGTCCAAGACGTATGTTTATGATGGACTGTACCTGGTTGAGTCATGTTGGCAGGATATGGGGCCACATGGGAAGCTGGTATATAAGTTTCGGTTGCGAAGAATCTCTGGTCAACCAGAGCTTCCTTTGAAGGAATTGAAGAAATCTAAGAAGTTCAAAATGAGAGAAGGTCTATGTGTTAATGATATTTCTTATGGGAAAGAGCGAATTCCAGTGTGTGCTGTGAATGTCAGAGATGATGAAAAACCCCCACCTTTTAAATACATAACCAGCATGATTTATCCTGATTGTGATCTCATTCCTGCAGAAGGATGTGGTTGCATTAATGGTTGTTCTGAGTTGAGATGTTCTTGTGTAGCCAAGAATGGTGGTGAAATCCCATACAATCACAATGGGGCTATTGTAGAAGCAAAGCCTCTAGTTTTTGAGTGTGGACCTTCTTGCAAGTGCCCTCCAACTTGCTATAACAGAGTCAGTCAACATGGCATAAAATTTCAACTTGAAATTTTCAAAACCAGTACAAGGGGATGGGGAGTGAGATCCCTAAATTCCATCCCTTCAGGTAGTTTTATATGTGAATATATAGGAGAGCTTCTCGAAGATAAGGAAGCAGAACAAAGAACTGGTAATGATGAGTATCTGTTCGATATTGGAAATAACTATACAAACAATACTCTTTGGGACGGACTTTCGAACCTTATGCCTGATGCACAGTCAAGTTCTGGTGGAGTTTTGATGGATGGTTGTGGCTTCACCATTGATGCTGCACAGTATGGTAATGTGGGGAGATTCATCAACCACAGTTGTTCTCCAAATCTGTATGCTCAAAATGTGCTGTATGACCATCATGACAAAAGGATGCCTCACATCATGTTCTTTGCTGCTGAGAACATTCCTCCTCTGCAAGAGCTGGCTTATGACTACAACTACATGATCGACCAGGTCCACGACTCCGATGGCAACATCAAACGGAAAGATTGCTACTGCGGTTCTGTGCAATGTACAGGTAGGATGTACTGA
- the LOC112747817 gene encoding expansin-like B1: MELKYHQFGLVCVIMLLPVMCTSQDSFTCSRATYYGSPECTANPTGACGFGEYGTAINDGSVAGVSWLWRNGSGCGACYQVRCKIAEYCDDYGAYVVVTDFGVGDRTDFIMSPRAYSRLAKNEDASAELFKYGVVDVEYKRVPCRYGGYNIIVKVNERSYNPHYLAIVTLYVGGTQDITAVQFWQEDCKEWRPMRRAFGTVFDVENPPRGDIKLRFQVTGSAGVYWVESKTFITSDWKAGASYDTQIQLE; encoded by the exons ATGGAACTTAAGTACCACCAATTTGGCCTTGTTTGTGTCATAATGCTCTTACCTGTAATGTGTACCTCTCAAGACTCATTTACGTGCTCCAGAGCAACCTATTATGGCAGCCCTGAATGCACTGCCAACCCAA CGGGAGCTTGTGGCTTTGGCGAATATGGAACGGCGATCAACGATGGCAGCGTGGCAGGCGTGTCTTGGCTATGGCGGAATGGATCTGGCTGTGGTGCATGCTATCAA GTTAGGTGCAAAATAGCAGAATACTGCGATGACTATGGAGCATATGTAGTGGTAACAGACTTCGGCGTGGGAGACAGAACCGACTTCATTATGAGTCCACGTGCTTATTCAAGATTGGCCAAGAACGAAGATGCATCTGCAGAGCTTTTCAAATACGGTGTGGTGGACGTAGAATACAAGAGGGTACCATGTAGATACGGTGGCTATAACATCATAGTCAAGGTGAATGAGCGCAGCTACAACCCACACTACTTAGCCATTGTAACTCTCTATGTTGGTGGAACACAAGACATAACTGCCGTTCAGTTCTGGCAG GAAGATTGCAAAGAATGGAGGCCAATGCGAAGGGCGTTTGGGACAGTGTTTGATGTTGAGAACCCACCAAGGGGTGACATAAAGTTAAGGTTCCAAGTGACTGGCAGTGCAGGGGTTTATTGGGTAGAGTCCAAGACCTTTATCACCAGTGATTGGAAGGCTGGAGCATCTTATGATACTCAAATCCAGcttgaatag